A DNA window from Actinomadura coerulea contains the following coding sequences:
- a CDS encoding DUF4349 domain-containing protein, with protein sequence MRIVRSITCALVVLPLAAGMAACGGGGDHSSGASDSAPRGMATAPALPGGARRAEGVPQGGKTASAAAPLPTGRQVVQTADLRVRAGDVDAAAAKAKQLAAAAGGYVERESTSSDPARSEIALKIPGDRYAEILGRLGAELGTKLSLSQRAEDVSGEVADVDARVRSAKASLESFRKLLDRAGSVGEIMSIEREISQREADLEALQARQKSLAHRTRFATVTVILVSRTAPPERDEPRGGFVGGLENGWHAFTAFVGGVAAVLGWLLPFLVAAAVIGLPALALRRRLRARSEGSADPATAPDPEVEPGSEPENAKVAAGAGEEASRAPRQGPPPTA encoded by the coding sequence ATGCGGATCGTCAGGAGCATCACCTGCGCACTGGTCGTCCTGCCGCTGGCGGCGGGCATGGCCGCGTGCGGGGGCGGCGGCGACCACTCCTCCGGGGCGTCGGACTCCGCCCCCCGGGGCATGGCCACGGCCCCGGCCCTCCCGGGCGGCGCCCGGCGCGCCGAGGGCGTCCCGCAGGGCGGGAAGACCGCTTCCGCGGCCGCGCCCCTGCCCACCGGGCGCCAGGTCGTCCAAACGGCCGACCTGCGGGTGCGGGCCGGGGACGTGGATGCCGCCGCCGCCAAGGCCAAGCAGCTGGCCGCCGCGGCGGGCGGCTACGTCGAGCGGGAGTCGACGTCGAGCGACCCCGCCCGCTCGGAGATCGCGCTCAAGATCCCCGGCGACCGGTACGCCGAGATCCTGGGCCGGCTCGGCGCCGAGCTCGGCACCAAGCTGTCGCTCAGCCAGCGGGCCGAGGACGTCTCGGGCGAGGTGGCCGACGTCGACGCGCGGGTGCGGTCCGCGAAGGCCTCGCTGGAGTCGTTCCGCAAGCTGCTCGACCGGGCGGGATCCGTCGGCGAGATCATGAGCATCGAGCGGGAGATCTCCCAGCGGGAGGCCGACCTGGAGGCGCTCCAGGCGCGCCAGAAGTCGCTCGCCCACCGCACGCGGTTCGCGACCGTGACCGTGATCCTGGTGAGCAGGACGGCGCCGCCCGAGAGGGACGAGCCCCGCGGTGGTTTCGTCGGCGGGCTGGAGAACGGCTGGCACGCGTTCACCGCGTTCGTCGGCGGCGTCGCCGCCGTGCTGGGCTGGCTGCTGCCGTTCCTCGTCGCCGCCGCCGTGATCGGGCTGCCGGCGCTGGCCCTGCGCCGCCGGCTGCGCGCCCGGTCCGAGGGCTCGGCCGACCCCGCGACGGCCCCGGACCCGGAGGTGGAGCCCGGGTCGGAGCCGGAGAACGCGAAGGTCGCCGCCGGCGCGGGCGAGGAGGCCTCGCGGGCGCCGCGGCAGGGGCCGCCGCCGACCGCCTAG